A region from the Methanomassiliicoccales archaeon genome encodes:
- the dapF gene encoding diaminopimelate epimerase encodes MKFWKYHGIGNDFILFDDSQCRLQLSKKKIVDLCDRHYGIGADGILVLEQSRDADAKMRVFNADGSEAEMCGNGIRCMAKHLYDFSIVRKEKMRIATLSGIKEVRCIVQNDEVDEVIVDMGRPSLDCSSIPMKCEGQFIQKVIDVGGRQIQGTAVSMGNPHFVTFEDFSPDEMRILGPLIEKHPVFPRRTNVEFARIDAKRIVVDVFERGAGWTLACGTGACAAAVAAAIAGLVKFDEETEVRLPGGGLWVTVPKDLSSVTMRGPAVRVFSGEIELE; translated from the coding sequence TTGAAGTTTTGGAAGTATCATGGGATAGGCAACGATTTCATACTATTCGACGATTCTCAGTGTCGGCTACAACTCTCGAAAAAGAAAATTGTAGACCTATGCGACAGACACTATGGAATCGGTGCAGATGGGATCCTTGTCCTCGAGCAGTCACGTGATGCCGATGCCAAAATGAGGGTTTTCAACGCAGATGGCAGTGAGGCAGAAATGTGTGGCAACGGGATCAGATGTATGGCAAAGCACCTCTATGATTTTTCGATTGTCAGGAAGGAAAAAATGAGAATTGCAACATTAAGCGGTATTAAAGAAGTGCGATGCATCGTCCAAAATGATGAGGTTGACGAGGTCATTGTAGATATGGGCAGACCCTCTCTTGACTGCTCGTCAATTCCAATGAAATGTGAGGGTCAATTTATTCAGAAGGTTATCGATGTGGGTGGACGGCAGATCCAAGGGACAGCAGTATCGATGGGTAATCCTCATTTCGTGACTTTTGAGGATTTTAGTCCCGATGAAATGAGAATTTTAGGTCCTTTGATTGAAAAACATCCCGTTTTTCCGAGAAGAACGAACGTGGAGTTCGCGAGAATCGATGCGAAGAGAATCGTCGTCGACGTCTTTGAACGGGGTGCTGGGTGGACACTTGCTTGCGGTACTGGGGCATGCGCGGCTGCCGTCGCGGCTGCGATCGCTGGACTTGTCAAATTCGATGAAGAGACTGAGGTGCGGTTGCCAGGAGGAGGTCTCTGGGTGACTGTCCCAAAGGACCTATCATCGGTCACAATGCGTGGTCCAGCTGTCCGAGTTTTTTCTGGGGAGATTGAGTTGGAGTGA
- a CDS encoding aminotransferase class I/II-fold pyridoxal phosphate-dependent enzyme — MAHEVAERLKKIPPYLFADIEAKVRAKKAEGVDIIDFGIGDPDIPTPNEIVEEMIRQARDPVNHQYSTSAGEIETRRAVAEWYMRRFGVDVDPEKEVVITMGSKEGLVNICRAFVNPGDVVLVPDPAYPVYAQGGTLLSEGIPMRIPLLAENNFLVDIESLPRNGKMLFINYPNNPTGAVATKEFLKRIVEWGRDTGTIICYDNAYSEITFDGYTAPSILEFGRDCIEFGSFSKTFNMTGYRIGYAVGSEDLIAGLKKVKSQVDSGVPKFIQKAAIKALKEYECIGRPASVEKNCEIYRGRRDAFVTGLRKLGFNVEPPLGTFYLWFPVEGKSMEFSKKLLDVGVVVTPGVGFGEYGEGYVRVALTQPVSRIKEALERMERVL; from the coding sequence ATGGCACATGAGGTTGCAGAAAGACTGAAAAAGATTCCTCCGTATTTGTTCGCTGATATCGAAGCAAAGGTCAGAGCGAAGAAAGCCGAAGGAGTTGACATCATCGACTTTGGAATTGGAGACCCAGATATTCCGACACCAAATGAGATTGTGGAAGAGATGATCAGACAGGCGCGGGATCCCGTCAATCATCAGTATTCAACGAGTGCTGGTGAAATTGAGACAAGGAGAGCCGTTGCTGAGTGGTACATGAGGAGGTTCGGCGTCGATGTCGATCCTGAGAAAGAAGTCGTCATCACGATGGGAAGCAAAGAGGGCCTCGTGAATATCTGTAGAGCATTTGTTAACCCCGGTGATGTGGTGCTCGTTCCTGACCCCGCATATCCAGTCTACGCTCAAGGAGGTACCCTACTCTCAGAGGGCATTCCCATGAGAATCCCGTTGCTCGCTGAGAATAACTTTCTTGTTGATATTGAGAGTCTGCCTAGAAACGGAAAAATGCTTTTTATCAACTATCCCAACAATCCAACCGGTGCTGTCGCTACAAAAGAGTTTTTGAAAAGGATCGTGGAATGGGGGAGAGATACGGGGACGATCATCTGCTATGATAACGCTTACTCGGAGATCACCTTCGATGGCTACACCGCACCAAGCATTTTGGAATTTGGAAGAGATTGCATTGAATTTGGATCGTTTTCGAAGACCTTCAATATGACGGGGTACCGGATCGGATACGCTGTCGGTAGCGAGGATCTTATCGCTGGCTTGAAAAAAGTGAAATCCCAAGTCGACTCTGGCGTTCCAAAATTCATCCAAAAGGCGGCGATCAAAGCCCTGAAAGAGTACGAGTGTATCGGAAGACCAGCCTCTGTTGAGAAGAATTGTGAGATCTACAGGGGCAGGAGGGATGCATTCGTCACAGGTCTTCGGAAACTGGGATTCAACGTGGAGCCACCGCTCGGAACCTTTTATCTCTGGTTCCCAGTCGAAGGAAAATCGATGGAGTTTTCGAAAAAGCTTCTAGACGTGGGGGTCGTCGTAACCCCGGGAGTCGGATTTGGTGAATACGGCGAAGGATATGTTCGTGTTGCTCTCACACAACCAGTAAGTCGCATAAAAGAAGCGCTTGAACGGATGGAACGGGTTTTATAG
- a CDS encoding phosphoglycerate kinase — MKEYNTLDDFDVRHKTVLLRVDINCPLKRDTLEIEDDNRIRQIVPTVGELLSKHAKVVILAHQGRPGDWDFAPLDKHAAVLSKHLGKEVRYVDDLIGEKAIKAIRELQPGEAIILKNVRELPYEQEKKSQEEHSKSELVSVLAPLVDLYVNDAFAASHRAHCSLVGFPAVLPSAAGRLMEKELSALKKLFENPMKPSVFVLGGAKVSDIVPVVTRLVSKKIATMVILVGLSANAFLKARGVDLGEVNDAPLSSNLTQEDLEAAKKLLEEKGEYILLPHDVAIEVDGRRRELFVGDLPSEYPIRDIGRASIEKFVKVIYNAKTVFMSGPAGMIEKKEFLIGTKELLTAMAASHAYTVIGGGHTVGVAESLKLVDRLSYVSTGGGALETFLMGKPLPAVEALKAAVNRKL, encoded by the coding sequence ATGAAAGAGTACAACACTCTCGATGACTTCGATGTAAGGCACAAGACTGTGTTGCTTAGGGTCGACATCAACTGCCCGCTTAAGAGAGATACGCTAGAGATCGAGGACGACAACCGCATCAGACAGATTGTTCCGACGGTGGGAGAGTTGCTGAGTAAGCATGCCAAAGTGGTCATACTGGCTCATCAGGGGCGACCTGGTGACTGGGACTTTGCCCCCCTCGATAAACATGCTGCTGTCCTCAGCAAACATCTCGGCAAAGAGGTCCGTTATGTAGACGATCTCATCGGCGAGAAGGCGATTAAGGCGATTAGAGAACTCCAGCCAGGTGAAGCGATCATTTTGAAGAACGTGAGAGAATTGCCGTATGAACAGGAAAAAAAATCGCAGGAGGAGCACTCAAAATCAGAACTTGTGAGTGTCCTCGCGCCGCTCGTAGATCTTTACGTTAACGATGCGTTTGCCGCATCTCACAGGGCTCATTGTTCGCTCGTTGGTTTCCCAGCGGTTCTCCCGTCTGCGGCAGGACGATTAATGGAAAAGGAACTTTCTGCACTGAAGAAATTATTCGAGAATCCCATGAAGCCATCTGTCTTCGTGCTTGGTGGGGCAAAAGTGTCCGATATTGTCCCCGTCGTCACTCGACTGGTTAGCAAAAAGATTGCGACTATGGTTATCCTCGTCGGTCTATCTGCGAATGCTTTCTTAAAAGCAAGAGGAGTCGATCTTGGGGAGGTAAATGATGCCCCCCTTTCTAGTAACTTGACTCAGGAAGATCTTGAAGCGGCGAAGAAACTCCTAGAGGAAAAGGGCGAGTATATCCTACTGCCTCACGATGTTGCAATTGAGGTCGACGGTAGACGTAGAGAACTATTTGTCGGAGACCTCCCATCGGAATACCCAATACGGGATATTGGGAGAGCATCGATCGAGAAGTTTGTCAAGGTGATTTACAATGCAAAGACCGTCTTCATGTCAGGACCTGCTGGCATGATCGAAAAAAAAGAATTCTTGATCGGGACGAAGGAACTTCTGACAGCGATGGCCGCATCACATGCTTACACGGTCATCGGAGGTGGACATACGGTGGGGGTTGCTGAATCTCTGAAACTCGTCGATCGGCTTTCTTATGTGAGCACAGGTGGGGGAGCACTCGAGACATTTCTAATGGGGAAACCGCTTCCAGCTGTCGAAGCGCTAAAAGCAGCTGTGAACAGGAAACTATAA
- the gap gene encoding type I glyceraldehyde-3-phosphate dehydrogenase, whose product MTIRVAINGFGRIGRSFFRCAIQRENYLRDFEIVAVNDLADAKTLAYLLKYDSVHGMLDAVIRPSGGNLVINDQIVKFTSEKDPSKLPWAREEVDVVIESTGFFTDRKMCKLHLDAGARKVLITAPATNPDITVVLGANLEDYDKGEHHIISMASCTTNSVALPAKVLNDNFGIVSGLMTTVHAYTSDQRLLDFPHTDLRRARAAPLSIVPTTTGAARAVSQVLPELEGKLNGVALRVPVPDGSITDLTVMVMESVDRDTVNEALRTAAEGSMKGLLGYSEEPIVSVDVVGDPRSSVVDAPSTMVVKEKGNLVKVLCWYDNEWGYSSRLVDFLSYIL is encoded by the coding sequence ATGACGATTAGAGTCGCTATAAATGGTTTCGGCAGAATTGGTCGGTCATTCTTCAGATGTGCTATCCAGCGAGAGAATTATCTCAGGGATTTTGAAATTGTTGCGGTGAATGATCTTGCCGATGCTAAGACACTTGCGTATTTATTGAAATACGACAGCGTGCATGGGATGCTTGATGCAGTAATTCGGCCAAGTGGTGGCAATCTAGTAATCAATGACCAAATCGTCAAGTTCACTTCTGAAAAAGACCCTTCGAAACTACCATGGGCGCGTGAGGAGGTCGATGTTGTTATTGAATCGACAGGTTTCTTTACAGACAGGAAAATGTGCAAACTCCATCTAGATGCTGGTGCAAGGAAAGTTCTTATCACCGCACCAGCAACCAATCCGGATATTACTGTCGTTCTCGGTGCAAATTTGGAGGATTATGATAAAGGCGAACATCACATCATTTCAATGGCATCATGCACAACGAACAGTGTTGCACTCCCTGCAAAAGTCTTGAACGACAACTTTGGAATAGTCTCTGGCCTCATGACGACGGTTCACGCTTACACAAGTGATCAGAGGCTACTGGACTTCCCGCATACTGATCTGAGAAGGGCGAGGGCAGCCCCGCTTTCTATCGTCCCCACAACAACTGGTGCTGCTAGAGCTGTCTCTCAAGTCTTGCCAGAGCTCGAAGGAAAACTCAACGGCGTTGCTCTTCGGGTGCCCGTCCCCGACGGTTCAATTACGGATCTTACTGTCATGGTCATGGAAAGTGTTGATAGAGACACGGTGAACGAGGCGTTGCGAACGGCTGCCGAAGGTTCCATGAAGGGTCTACTAGGGTATTCTGAGGAACCGATCGTCTCCGTCGATGTTGTAGGTGATCCCCGCTCATCAGTTGTCGACGCTCCAAGTACGATGGTTGTGAAGGAAAAAGGTAATTTAGTCAAGGTGCTATGCTGGTACGACAATGAATGGGGATACTCAAGTCGACTTGTCGATTTCCTTTCGTATATCCTCTGA
- a CDS encoding type II glyceraldehyde-3-phosphate dehydrogenase, producing the protein MKVKVGINGYGTIGKRIAFAIAKQDDMEVVGVTKTKPSYEARLAIKEGIPLYAARPEHIEAFEKDGIKVAGTLEDLLSKVDIIVDATPGDVGAVYKPMYEKAGVKAIFQGGEKHGVAGISFNSFANYHEAWGARFVRVVSCNTTGLIRTLYPIDKVFGIERAFAALIRRGADPADRKGAALNAIEPTLKLPTHHGPDVQTIMPWLNIQTMAVVTPTTQMHVHCLAVDLKKKAKDEDILSVWDKVPRIKFVSGKHGIKSSAQIMELARDLNRPRGDFMEIIVWEDGVKVVNSTLYYYQAVHQESDVIPENIDCIRAMMKLEKDPLRSIRKTDKTLGIGK; encoded by the coding sequence ATGAAGGTGAAAGTTGGCATCAATGGTTATGGAACAATCGGCAAGAGAATAGCCTTCGCCATTGCCAAACAGGACGACATGGAAGTCGTGGGTGTTACAAAAACGAAACCGAGCTATGAGGCACGGCTTGCGATCAAGGAAGGAATCCCCTTATATGCCGCCAGACCCGAGCATATTGAAGCATTTGAGAAAGATGGCATAAAGGTCGCGGGGACTCTAGAAGACCTTCTCTCAAAGGTGGATATCATCGTTGACGCGACACCAGGCGATGTCGGTGCCGTCTACAAGCCGATGTATGAAAAAGCTGGTGTTAAGGCAATTTTCCAAGGCGGTGAGAAGCACGGTGTTGCTGGTATTTCATTCAATTCCTTCGCAAATTATCACGAAGCCTGGGGTGCGCGCTTCGTTCGCGTCGTCAGCTGCAATACCACTGGTCTAATACGGACACTTTACCCGATCGACAAGGTCTTTGGCATTGAAAGAGCATTCGCCGCCCTCATACGAAGAGGCGCGGATCCCGCAGATCGCAAAGGAGCAGCTCTCAATGCAATCGAACCTACTCTGAAACTGCCAACGCATCACGGACCAGACGTACAGACCATTATGCCTTGGCTTAATATCCAGACAATGGCGGTAGTGACGCCGACAACACAAATGCATGTCCATTGCCTCGCCGTCGACCTGAAGAAAAAAGCAAAAGACGAAGATATCCTGTCGGTTTGGGACAAGGTTCCTAGAATTAAATTTGTGAGCGGCAAACACGGGATTAAATCATCCGCGCAGATCATGGAACTAGCTAGGGATCTCAATCGGCCCCGTGGAGATTTCATGGAGATCATCGTTTGGGAAGACGGGGTCAAAGTGGTTAACAGCACGCTTTACTACTATCAAGCGGTGCACCAAGAAAGCGATGTGATACCAGAAAATATTGACTGCATCAGAGCCATGATGAAGCTCGAAAAAGATCCATTGAGATCAATCAGGAAAACTGATAAGACCCTTGGTATAGGCAAATGA